A single Thermoanaerobacterium sp. RBIITD DNA region contains:
- a CDS encoding phosphatidylglycerol lysyltransferase domain-containing protein, producing MFILKSLSLDDKNLFENYFTKYPPLISEYTFTNLYMWNHKYNIKYDIIDDCLCMASDNTIFPPVGPAENILSAFDKFYKMLKSDNNEIYLERFDKDTACKISEIYGIEMLHDEDNFDYVYNTNDLINLFGRKYHSKKNHINKFLKTYGYSIEEISINNVNECLKFTENWISSKGINENSGILSEFEAIKRVFDNYKYFNIKGIVLRIDGKIEAYSFGERLNPDTAVTHIEKANSEVPDAYAFINMSFAKIMSNYNYINREQDLGLPGLRKAKQSYHPIKMIYKFKGKM from the coding sequence GTGTTTATCTTGAAATCTTTGTCCTTAGATGATAAAAATTTATTTGAAAATTATTTTACTAAGTATCCACCATTAATATCTGAATACACTTTTACTAATTTATATATGTGGAATCATAAGTATAATATTAAGTACGATATAATAGATGATTGCCTTTGTATGGCGTCAGATAATACGATTTTTCCGCCTGTTGGACCGGCTGAAAATATTTTAAGTGCTTTTGATAAATTTTATAAGATGTTAAAATCTGATAATAATGAAATATATCTTGAAAGATTTGATAAAGATACCGCTTGTAAAATTTCGGAAATATATGGAATAGAAATGTTACATGATGAGGATAACTTTGATTATGTTTATAATACAAATGACCTTATTAATTTGTTCGGAAGAAAATATCATTCAAAGAAAAATCATATAAATAAATTTTTAAAAACATATGGTTATTCTATTGAAGAAATATCTATTAACAATGTAAATGAATGTCTTAAATTTACTGAAAACTGGATTTCTTCAAAGGGCATAAATGAAAACTCCGGAATTTTATCCGAATTTGAAGCAATTAAAAGGGTATTTGATAATTATAAATATTTTAATATAAAGGGAATTGTATTAAGAATAGATGGGAAAATAGAAGCATACTCCTTTGGTGAAAGATTAAATCCCGATACGGCTGTCACACATATAGAAAAGGCAAATTCGGAAGTGCCTGATGCATATGCATTTATAAACATGTCCTTTGCTAAAATTATGTCGAATTACAACTATATAAATAGAGAACAAGATTTAGGATTGCCCGGCCTCAGAAAAGCAAAGCAATCATATCACCCAATCAAAATGATATACAAATTCAAAGGAAAGATGTAA
- a CDS encoding Lrp/AsnC family transcriptional regulator, which produces MSKKIDIIELLRENSRLTDKQIATITGLNEEDVKNTIKNLEEEKILLKYSALVNWEKTEKEIVHALIDVRITPQQGHGFNAIAERIGQYEEVKSVSLISGGYDLSVEVEGKTMKEIAMFVAERLAPIDGVLSTTTHFILKRYKQDGVFFTDGPEDNRLVVTP; this is translated from the coding sequence ATGTCGAAAAAGATTGATATTATTGAGCTTTTACGCGAAAACAGCCGTCTTACCGATAAACAGATAGCTACAATTACAGGCCTTAATGAAGAAGATGTAAAAAATACGATCAAAAATCTCGAAGAAGAGAAAATCTTATTAAAGTACAGTGCACTTGTCAATTGGGAAAAGACTGAAAAAGAAATAGTTCATGCCCTTATTGATGTTAGGATAACTCCACAACAGGGGCATGGATTTAATGCCATCGCAGAAAGAATTGGCCAGTATGAAGAAGTAAAGTCTGTATCATTGATATCTGGAGGTTACGATTTATCTGTAGAAGTCGAAGGTAAAACAATGAAAGAAATAGCTATGTTTGTTGCGGAAAGACTCGCACCTATTGATGGTGTCCTAAGTACGACAACACATTTTATACTTAAAAGATATAAACAGGATGGTGTTTTCTTTACAGACGGACCTGAAGATAATAGATTGGTGGTAACGCCATGA
- a CDS encoding aminotransferase class I/II-fold pyridoxal phosphate-dependent enzyme, whose protein sequence is MIEDKYISDIVKNIPPSGIRKFFDLVTNSKDIISLGVGEPDFVTPWAIRKEGIDSLDRGSTTYTSNLGLPELRIAISHFLKTHYDISYDPEKEIMVTVGASEAIDLALRCLLNNNDEVLVPVPSYVSYAPCVALTRGIPVYVPTDDKNNFILTPDDLKSKITNRTKALILPYPNNPTGAIMKREDLEAIVDIIIEHDLIVISDEIYSELTYDGKHVSIASLPEMKERTILINGFSKAFAMTGWRLGYIAAEHGFIDAMNKIHQYTTICSPIMSQYAGIKAIYECEEDIEKMRKTYDQRRRFIVSGFREIGFDCFEPKGAFYIFPSIKKTGLNSQEFCERLLKEEKIAVVPGDAFGPGGDGYIRVSYAYSLDKIMKALERIKSFAKKIF, encoded by the coding sequence ATGATAGAAGACAAATATATTTCAGACATAGTTAAAAACATTCCTCCATCTGGGATAAGGAAATTCTTTGACCTTGTAACAAATTCAAAGGATATTATATCACTCGGTGTAGGTGAACCAGATTTTGTAACACCGTGGGCAATACGCAAGGAAGGTATTGATTCTCTTGATCGCGGGAGCACGACATATACTTCAAATCTTGGCTTACCAGAACTCAGAATTGCTATATCACATTTCCTTAAAACACATTATGATATAAGTTATGACCCAGAGAAAGAAATTATGGTAACTGTTGGAGCTAGTGAAGCTATTGACCTTGCACTTCGTTGCCTGCTAAATAATAATGATGAAGTACTTGTACCAGTACCAAGCTATGTTTCATATGCACCATGTGTCGCGCTTACAAGAGGTATCCCAGTTTACGTGCCAACGGATGATAAAAATAATTTTATTCTCACACCCGATGATTTAAAATCAAAAATAACAAATAGAACAAAAGCACTAATACTTCCATATCCAAATAATCCCACAGGAGCTATTATGAAAAGGGAAGACTTAGAAGCCATCGTAGATATAATTATTGAACATGATTTAATAGTTATATCTGACGAGATATACAGTGAACTTACATATGATGGTAAACACGTAAGCATTGCATCACTTCCAGAAATGAAAGAAAGAACGATTCTTATAAACGGCTTTTCAAAAGCGTTTGCAATGACTGGATGGAGGCTGGGATACATTGCTGCAGAACATGGCTTTATAGATGCGATGAATAAGATACACCAATATACAACAATTTGTTCGCCAATCATGTCACAGTACGCTGGTATCAAAGCCATATATGAATGTGAAGAAGACATCGAAAAGATGCGTAAAACCTATGACCAAAGAAGGAGATTTATAGTTAGTGGTTTTCGTGAGATAGGTTTTGACTGTTTTGAACCTAAGGGCGCATTTTATATATTCCCATCAATCAAAAAGACCGGACTAAATTCACAGGAATTCTGTGAAAGGCTTTTAAAAGAAGAAAAGATTGCAGTTGTACCAGGTGATGCATTTGGACCGGGTGGTGACGGATATATAAGAGTATCTTATGCATATTCACTTGATAAAATTATGAAAGCGCTTGAAAGGATAAAAAGCTTTGCAAAGAAAATATTTTAA
- a CDS encoding YaiI/YqxD family protein → MKILVDADACPVKDIIVKVAKEYNLPVIMFIDTTHILDDGYSEIIVVDKGFNSVDIALINKAARGDIIVTQDFGVATMALARGSYALNQNGLIFSNKNMDRLLFEKHISQKIRRSGGRTSNPKKRTKENDEKFEASLRKIIETHLK, encoded by the coding sequence ATGAAAATACTTGTTGATGCGGATGCATGTCCTGTAAAGGACATTATAGTAAAAGTCGCAAAGGAATATAATTTGCCTGTAATAATGTTTATCGATACAACGCATATACTAGATGACGGTTATTCTGAAATTATTGTTGTTGACAAAGGTTTTAATTCCGTTGATATTGCTTTAATAAATAAGGCGGCAAGAGGCGATATCATTGTAACGCAGGATTTTGGTGTTGCAACAATGGCACTTGCAAGAGGCTCATATGCTTTAAATCAAAATGGGCTTATATTCTCAAATAAAAATATGGATAGGTTATTATTTGAAAAACACATTTCTCAAAAAATACGTAGATCAGGTGGTAGAACTTCAAATCCTAAAAAGCGAACAAAAGAAAATGATGAGAAATTTGAGGCATCATTAAGGAAAATAATTGAGACACATTTAAAATAG
- a CDS encoding DUF134 domain-containing protein, which yields MPRPQKCRWVKGEPDITYFKPMGVPMHSLEEVVLSVEELEAIRLKDLEGLEQEECADKMKISRPTFFRIIMSAREKVADALVNGKAIKVEGGNYRIYNEDNIEQHGHGCCHRHGQLNNKI from the coding sequence ATGCCGAGACCGCAAAAATGTAGATGGGTTAAAGGTGAACCAGATATAACTTATTTTAAACCAATGGGTGTTCCAATGCATTCCTTAGAAGAGGTTGTGCTATCTGTAGAAGAATTGGAAGCAATAAGACTTAAAGACCTTGAAGGACTTGAACAGGAAGAATGTGCAGATAAAATGAAGATATCAAGACCTACATTCTTTAGAATAATAATGTCCGCAAGGGAAAAGGTTGCAGATGCTTTAGTTAATGGTAAAGCAATTAAAGTTGAAGGTGGAAATTATAGGATATATAACGAAGATAACATAGAACAACATGGGCATGGGTGTTGTCATAGGCATGGACAGTTAAATAATAAGATATAA
- a CDS encoding asparagine synthase-related protein, producing the protein MPISSLLNTEYEEFAKDILLSQSTMNRGYFNKSYIEGLLREQKKSCYKGRQIWMLLTFELWHRMFIDENNKSSDEKQIYIA; encoded by the coding sequence ATCCCTATTAGTTCATTATTAAACACTGAATACGAAGAATTTGCTAAAGATATACTATTATCGCAAAGTACAATGAATAGGGGCTATTTTAACAAATCATATATTGAAGGCTTATTGCGGGAACAAAAAAAGTCATGCTATAAAGGAAGACAAATATGGATGCTTTTGACATTTGAATTGTGGCATAGAATGTTTATTGATGAAAATAATAAAAGTTCTGACGAAAAACAAATATATATTGCTTAA
- a CDS encoding PepSY domain-containing protein yields MNKKLLAYFVTGAISLGAIGGASTLSIAKAATNTPAKIQSSVQNNLNQPNYNGSIKVPNQNNTKDGAKGVKDNEANESAKLKSLAKITEIQAKDAALKAVTGTVNKIELDNENGNLVYSVDIKTNKGSVDVKVDAGSGMVLSQDNGGDNESKGKETSKETEKSNTPDKDNIQVEQQGEYQN; encoded by the coding sequence ATGAACAAAAAATTGCTAGCATACTTTGTGACGGGAGCAATATCACTTGGTGCGATAGGAGGTGCAAGTACACTTTCAATTGCAAAAGCGGCGACAAACACACCTGCAAAAATTCAATCATCTGTGCAGAATAATCTAAACCAGCCTAATTATAATGGATCAATAAAAGTACCTAATCAAAATAATACAAAAGACGGTGCAAAGGGTGTAAAAGATAATGAGGCAAACGAAAGTGCAAAACTTAAATCACTTGCGAAAATAACAGAAATACAAGCAAAAGATGCGGCATTAAAAGCAGTAACAGGTACCGTAAACAAAATAGAGTTAGACAATGAAAATGGGAACTTAGTTTATAGTGTGGATATTAAAACAAATAAAGGATCCGTAGATGTGAAAGTTGATGCAGGTAGCGGAATGGTACTAAGCCAGGATAACGGTGGTGATAATGAAAGCAAAGGAAAAGAAACATCAAAAGAGACAGAAAAATCAAATACTCCTGATAAAGATAATATTCAGGTAGAACAACAAGGTGAATATCAAAACTAA